Genomic window (Patescibacteria group bacterium):
GCTGGGGCTGATGGTAATAATTTTAATTATTATGTTATACCGCGCGCGAGCGAGGGAGCGGCGAGAGAGATAGATGTCAAGTTTACCGAAAATGGCTACTTGGTCAAGGTTGACGACCTTCGGGAACAGATAATCTGGATAGATAGCTCTTTACCCTAGGCATTTACTGTATGCGATAAGATCTACGCCGTAGATGTGGCGTCTCATCTTGCCTTCAGTTGCCAAGTTAGATAGTTTCTAACTCTTTAAATTAGATTTTCTAAAAAGAGACCTTATTAGGGGCTAGCTTTGCCCACGTAGTGCGCGCAGGCGGATTCAATTATTGGTTTGGATGATGTTGAAGACGGCTATCTGCCTCTTGTTCCATCTATCTTCTCTTCAGGCTTGATGCCTGGCTCCTCCTCCGCAGGCGATGTGAGCGAGCTCATATTTTGAGACGTTGAGGATCATCTGAGCGCTGAAGCGGGAGTGCCGTCTCTTAATCCACGCCTTCCGCAGCATAATTCTCGTTTTCTGTGGATATCCGAACCCGATCTACCGTAGCTTTTCAAGCCGTTTCTGAATCCGAGGGTTTTCCTCAGGCAGCTAAGGTACTACCCTTCCCCCTTCCTCTGCTGCGGCGGCTCAAAATTATCTATTTAGCTGGTTCACATGAGTATATGTATTCTTGATATGTATCATGGGTCCATGAAATTCATATTTGCAGCTGGCGGCTGCGGAATCGGTCGCCGTGGGTAGATGCTTGAAAGATAATGGATGGATATTAACCACCTACAGGTCTTCGGAGGACGGGAAAACGGTTTATAAAATTAAAAAGGTTAGACTCTAGCTGCTCTTTGGGCGATGAACTCATCTCCGAGAAAGAGAGGAGACGTAGTTTAGTGAAAAAATCTAATTTTGTTGAACATTACCTAAGAAAGGTGTTAGGATTAAAAGCAGAAGAGCAACTTGAAATTTCCTTAACTAAAGCTTCTACTTTTTTAATTATCATTTTTGTCTTAATTCAATATATTTCTCAAGTCTTGTTTTAATAGAAGAAGTATTAACATTATCAAATAGAACAGCATCAATTTCTTCTCCTTTATCTAAAATTTCCATCTCAGAATAGCTTCTACCTAAATTTTTACATATTTCTTCAATACTATCCTCTTTCTTTTTCAATAATCTATATGGTACAGGTAATGTTTTAATGATTGAGGCTTCAAGTTTTAGAGCTCCACCACCTAAAGGTACGCCATTCATCTCTGCCAACAATCTAAATGTATTGGTATTAGGCCACACCCACAGATACTTTGGCGGTAATTTTTCTTTATTTGGTATTAACGTAACGAAGTTAGCGTCTGTTAAGACTTCTTTAGTTTCTTCAATTAAATAGCTTCTTAAAGCGCCTCCCGTTACTCTAGGAATAATTATTTTTCCATAATGCCTAGGACGTATTTTAATTTGATACCAAAATGTGGGTGGAGGTGGGATTGTATCTGTATTTTTCAGATGAGGAATATAGACATTCGTTCTTACTGCGGATAATTCACTAGCAGGTACTCTTTTTTGTCCTTTACCTTCGTAGGGAACTGAGGCGCATTCACGTAAATGTTGAGCCAATTCTTCAGGAATTATATGATAATCTTCTATTTTCCATTCTTTAATCCATTTGTTTGGATATTTGGATTTTATTTCTTTAATATCTTCAGAAAGAATAGAATTATTTAAATTTAAAAGATAAGTATTAGTATGTTTTAAATTTAATTTAAGAGGAGCGTCTGATGTAATTTTTTGGATGACGGGAATTACAAAATTTGGATTTAGATGAAATGTCTTTTTTACCTTTTTCCCATTTCTAGTAACTGTTGATGTAAACTTATTGAGTTTTAAATGTGATTTCTTAACATAAAAAACCTCATTACAACCTGTTCGTAATCCTTGGTGAACTTCCCATCCAATTGAGTCAAAGGTAAATAATTTATAATTTTTAAGATGATTTGGTATATCTATATTTTTGAATTTATTTATTTCTACATATTCACGAAGACCAATTTTATGTTCAAACCATTTTTTAAAACTAACTCTAATATTATCATATGTTTTTGGTTCGTTAATAGTATTAATCCAGGACCAAAAATCTTCCTTAATAATAGATTTTAAATAATGTTTGATATCATCTATATTATTTTTAAAAATTTCTACATGAGGTATACCATATTCCAATTGGTTTTTTGATGGTTCTCCTTTCGTATATATTATTATATTTGTTGGGATTTGTGCCCTAGGAAACCAATTCCCATTTCTTTGAGTTACTATTCCGTGCACGGTCCCATGATTTGTAAGAAACCTTTGAATGTTTTCTCCATAATTTCTTTCTAACCAGTGATTTGTCGTGACAAAAGCGATTTGACCGCCATCGTCCGATAAGAGCCAAGATAAAATTATAGTATATACAGCCAGATCACTATAACCAGACCAATTTTTAAATAATCGATTTAGTTTATATTTTATACTCTTCATTTCTGCAATTTCCTTAAGGATACCAAAAATGTATTTTCTATAATCTTCTTTTATATTACCAAAATCTCCAACCTTCTGTAAGTTTTGATAACTTATATATGCCGGATTTCCTACGATAGCATCAAAATGAAAATCTTTGTTTTCATTGACCCGATTAAAAGCCCATGTGAAAATATCTTGATTAATTAATTTTACTCGATTATTTAGAACAAGTTTTGCTGCTTTTAAAGGTAAATCATCTATATCAACTCCAATAATTTTCGCATCCTTAAACCGTTTTAATGCTCCTAATAAGAAAACACCGTGGCCTGCCATAGGATCTAAAATTTTTTTTGGATTGTTTTTCAGTCCAGACAATATAAAATTAACTATTGATGGTTTTGTAAAATATTGCCCTAAACTTTCAGTAATTTCTCCCTCACATAAAATGGGATAATTTTTCCATACGAAAATAGGACCAAATTCATTATAGCCCAAATTTATTAATTCTATTATTTTATTCCATTTTTCTACTAAAGAATTAGTTAATACTGATGGTGCTTCACAGATATTGTAGAAATTTTGATCTAAATTTGATTCATTTTGTATAGAAGATAATATTTTAGAATAGAGTGTTCTCCTTAGACTTTCTTCGAGGTATTTTGCATTAGCTAATATTTCATCAACTAATTTTCTCTCAGACATTATGAAAGCGCCTTCTTGATTTCTTTCTTTAAATACCAATTATTCCCTTTTTCATCTGCGATTTGTGATAAAATTCTTTTAAATTCTTTGGCATTTATTGGAATAGTTTGACCCATGGATAATCTATAACCAACAAACCTACCGAAAAGATAATCAAAAGACCTTTCAGGAGTTATCCTATTTTCCAACTCTTTTAAACGTCTAATAATATATTCTCTAGCATTTAATAACTTATGATCTTTAGTAAAATTATTTTTATGTTTAGGTTTCAACGCTAAAATGATAGGGTCTTTTTTAACGGCACCTTTAGTAGTTGTTTGCTTAAAACTAGTTTGGGTTTTATCAAGAATGGAAGTATCTATTATTTCGAATCCTGAATGTAGAATAGACCTTTGAAGAGCATTCCAAATTTCTTTACGTGTGTTATGAAACACTACAGTCATAAACCCTCCAGGCTTGAGAACTCGGAAGTTTTCTCTAAATGCTTCAGTTAATAATTTTTCATAATTTTTAACATCTTTTCCTTGATAATTACTAATAATCGTCTCGTAAGTATTATCAGTGAAAAAACCTAGCCATGCTTCCGATAAGAAATTAAGTTCAGAATATTGAATATTTTCACCAAAAGGCGGATCTGTAAAAATATAGTCCACTGAGCCTGATTTTAAGCCACTATGTTGTGCTGGTTGAGTTTTGACTTCAACATTTATAATCCATTTTGATGTTTTTTCTAAAGCTTTTAGAATCGCTTTGAACTTTCTTCTTACTCCTAAAAAAACATTCTTCTCTACTGGACAATTTGGTATATATAGGACACCTGGTTGTGCACTTGTATTGACGGGTCGGTTGTTTCCTTTTTTAAAAACAAATCTAGTCATTAAAGTGGAATTGGCTATGTTATAACTAGAAATTGCCAATATTATAGCTGACCTAAATTTTTCTGGAATATTTTTAGTTTCATCAAAAAGAACTGAAATAGCAGTTAAATTTCTAGGCGTATAAAAATGATGTACGTGAGTAATATCTCTATGATATCCTGATCTATACATTTCACCCCATTTTTTACCTTTTTTTTCACCCATCATAGGAACCGGCTTAACTGAATCTGGTAGTGGTATTTTTTCTATCTTTTTTATATCTTCATAATCTTTTGTTATTGCATTTCTTGACCATTTTTTATTATTTGTTGTTCCATATATTCGATATGGGATTCTTTTTACTCTTTCTTTATCTTTTTTTAATAATTTATCATATGCATTTTCTATAATTGGTTCAACATTTTTAGAATCAATAATATAATAACAGTTAGGACATTTTGTTTTTTCTTTGAATTCTCCCTTATTAAAATCGACAAACATTTCTATAAATGGTACTTCAAAATGACAATTACTGCATTTTATAATATCACTAAAATAAGTATATCTAATTATTCCTTTTTTACCTTCCAAATCTGTAGTTTTATATATCCAACCCCATTTTTCTTCAATATTTTCCATCCATTTATAAAATATCTTTTTAAGTACTCTAGTGTCAATAGAGTTTAACAATGTACGTCCAATAAATGTTGGAAGCACCCCTATATCAATGCAAATAGCTCTTCTTGGACCCCAAATAGCAGCTTCTCTTGCTTCATGACCTAAGTAATTCAAAATATCAGGATTTTTTTCGGAACAACTGGCGGCAGCCATACCTGTGCTACAAGAACCAGCAAAAGAATCGTATACTAAATCTCCAGGTTGGGCATGCGCTAATATAAATGGTGCAATGCTTCTATAATTTATTTTCGTTGGATATGGATGTACCTGAAAAATCGCTCCTTTTCTAGTTGAACGAACGGGTTTTTCATACGGATTAAAGGCTAACGATTTATCGTTACCGAATGATTTTTCGTTAAACTCTTTACAAGCAATCATTTTCCAGAAACCTCCAAAATACTCTCCGATAAACGGTTAAGTTCTTCCAATTCAGAGCTAATAATTCTTGAAAAACGTCTCCGTCTTGACGCAAGAGATAGACTAGTATCGAGGTAAGTTCTATCTGATTGAACGATCTGTCTTGCACGCTGATTTATTCTCTTAGCTTCATTAGCTAATTCTATATGCTCAGGTAATCCTGGATCAAAGCGGGGTATTAATGAAAGCGGCAATTCATGAATGTGCTGTTCACCAAAAGCACCAAGAGCTTGTTTATCTTTAATTGCGTCATTTATTGGTTTACTATTTAACATACCACAAACATACCATGCTTCGTTTTCGCTTGGTGCCCTCCATGCATATAAAGTCTGATCATTTATGAATGTAAAATCCATTTCACTAGTATCTAACACACATGATGTAACATTCGTTCCCCCAGCTCCATATAGTACTAAAAATTCGCATTTTTCTGTAGATTGATTGATTAGTTTATTTCTTCTTTTTAACCAAGTAGATAAATCCTTTCTACTTAATTCTAGTAGTATTTCATCGACCCTTTGGAACCATCTTCTAGCGTGTATATGGCCTAATCGTAAGAGTTCTCTAACATCTAATATTCTAAAAGAATTATCTTCAATTTGTACTGGTAATGCAGCATAAACAGGTTCACCATGAACAAATGGAAGCACTGCATCAGATTTCAGTGTATTAAAGATATACTGTTTTTCTATTGTTCCAGTCAGACTAATCGTATCGTATGGAGCTTTGTTTAAGGGATTATTAATTTCACTTTCAGATGTAGTGATGCTTAATATTTCAGCATCTTTTCTGGTTAGAATATCAACAATTACCGATCTACGAGGCATCAAATCTGCTCCTTGTTTAAAACCTCTTTTGTACCTTAATGATGCTTCATGATACACCTGTTTAGAATAAGAATAGCTAGACTTTGCTCCTAGAGTTGTTAAATATAAAATTTTTTCTTCGTAAGTTAATGTATCGAAAGGATTACCATGAAATTGCTTACACGGGAGTTCTTTTGGAAAACCAGATGGATCACCTGATTTATTTCCAAATATTACACATGCCGGTCTTTTGAACAATGGCTCAACATCTACTAAATCCCAGAGGTAATTTATTGATAAAGATGCTTCTTGTAAAAAGTCTGATTTCCTCAACGGGTCATGTTGGTAACCATTCAATATAACTCTGGGTAATATGAATGCAAAGGTACCTCCTTTTTTTAAATACTTATTAGCACAGTGAATACTAAACATAGTAGAAATTTCCATATGATGTCTTGATGGACCCAATGGCGGTAATTTATAATACTCTATTAGGGATTCTAACTCTTCTTTATATCTTGCTGCTGGAAATGAACTCATTGCTAACCAAGGAGGATTAGAAACTATGACATCAAATTGTTCTCTAAGTAATGATGGACGATAAGTATTTTTCAATACAAAAGCCCACACTATGTTCCTTTTCTTTCGAATGCGCTCAATTAACACATAAAATAAATCAGTTAAACCCTCAATAAGAAGGTCATGTTCAGATTGTGTTAAATCAAATTGAGAAATAATTTCTTCAATTCGTTCCTCTAATGATCTAAGGCCTTCATCAGGAGAGATTAATTCTAATGCAGCATCTCTCGCAAATGTACTAACTATTTGTATGAGCTGATCAAAAACTGTAGTTCCTTCTGAAAAAACTTTTGAAGGAAGATGTATTTCTGCTGAATCTAAATTAACCTCGATTACATTTTCTTCAGAAGAAGAAATTCGTAATTCAGGAAGAAATAAAGAGTCACAAAGATAGATTGGGATTTCCACAGGACGATTAGAAATTTTAAGTAGTTCCGAAAGAGTTAACATTATTGTAGTTTTTGCTATTACAACAGATACAGGATTTATATCAAGACCACAGATATCATCTAATATGATTTCAAGGATTTGAGGTTTTGAATATTTACCATTAAGACGCTCCATTTTTTTCGCTAGTACAGATCTAAGGAAACTACCTGTTCCACAAGCAGGATCCAATATTTTTTTATTTTCTTCTTCACAGCCCTCAATATTATCCACTATTTGATTAACAAGCCATGTAGGCGTAAAAACTACCCCATATTCTGTTTTTTGTTCAGGCGGCATAATTTCTGCATATATTTCTGTAAGAAGATCAAATTTTGGAGCAGAACGGAAATCTAACCATTCTAACTTACGATGCAGACTTTCCAATTCGGGAGCAAGTTCTGTTATTATATCCCTATGTTTAACCCATCTAAAGAAATCATTTTCAACAAAGTTCTGAACACGATGGGTCCCAGATTGGAAAAATTCGCCAGTTACGCACCTAATCGGAAATGTTGGATCTGTTTGTTCTTCTACAGTGGCAATTGCAAATCCTGCAAGTAATCTCGATAAAATAACCAAATAAACGTGATCTAAATAATTTTCTTCATTAGGTCGAGCAGTTTGATCAAAACAATTCTCAATAAATCTCGACCATAGATTTAAACCTAGTTCAACTTCACTTTGTTCATAAATTTCTTCCCAAATTTTTCTTAGAGCTTTTTTGAAGTCTCTATAAATTTTTGATCTTAAACCAAATTCATCAACAATATATTTAGCATTTGCAATAATCGGTACTTCCTCAAATACAAGCCGTTCTACGGTCTCAATAAATCTATTTGGATTATCTGATGAGAAGAAATAAGAACGCTTTTCTGATAAAATGACATCTTCTGGCTTTATGCTTCCTAAAGGTATTCTTGGATTAACACTTACTTTGTATTCATGCCAATTAAGAATATCTGTACTAATACCTTTAGTTACTGCTTCTTTTCCCTCTTCACACATAATACCTGCTACATATTTTTTAAGTTGGACTTCAGCAACATTCTGCTCATTAACTCTTTCTACACTTGTCTTATATTCTATAATTAGAGAACCTTTTTTAGTATCTATTCTTCCTAAAACAACATCTTCCTCCTCTGATGGGGGGATTTTTACCGTTTTTTCTGCACCAAGGGCGTATTCTCTTATTTGCCAAGCATATTTAGGAAAGAGAACTATTATGTAACCTATAAAAAGCTCTCTCCTACCTGTTTCATTTATCTCTGGATTTCTCTCTAGTGTTCTTAATAAATTTTCAGCAGCTCTTTCTGGACTAATTGACATAGCTGTAAACTCCTTGTTTGACATGAAAAAGTTTGAACATCATGTAAATATTTTTTAAAAATATTTTCATATTATTTATGTATAGAAATTTTGACTTTTGAGAAAAAAATGTTTGATAATATAGGAACTTTGAAAAGGCTTGTAGAAAACGATTTCTTGGTAGACTGAATGAGGTCGGGATGATAAACTCCAAAGCCGAGAGCTTTGTGGGAAGACTCCCTCTCTGAGACTTAACCAAGGTGAGGGCGTAGGAGAAGACGGATTTAACCATGGCGCTCCTGATTGTTGTAGCCTCTTTCAACCAAAGTAAACCCCCCCTGGCCAGCAACATAGAATATCCCTCGTGCTACTGATACTACTGCGTACGAAAGCTTATTAAACTTTAATAGTGAAACTAAAATGATTCTAAATGGTTAAATGCCCTAGATGTGGAATGACGACGCAACCAACTGGCAAAGAGTGGAAGTACAGCGTTTTTGACGCTAAATCATACAACTGCAAAAAATGCAACAAACAATTTATCGCATATTACCGAGATGGTAAATTGAGCCATACTATTCCAAAATCATCTTAGCAAAATGGACCATCAAGGTAAGAACCTTGCTTTCGTGTGATAATCAGGACATATTAGGTTGCTATGGAGCATATATAGGCAAAGAAACCTTCTACCTCAATAACGGATTTCCTTCATAATACTATCTGATTTATATGTCAAATAAAACTGATTTCACAAAGAGGATAAGGAAGTCTTTTGTTGAAAACGAAAGTAAGAGCATAATCTACCATTA
Coding sequences:
- a CDS encoding Eco57I restriction-modification methylase domain-containing protein; this encodes MSERKLVDEILANAKYLEESLRRTLYSKILSSIQNESNLDQNFYNICEAPSVLTNSLVEKWNKIIELINLGYNEFGPIFVWKNYPILCEGEITESLGQYFTKPSIVNFILSGLKNNPKKILDPMAGHGVFLLGALKRFKDAKIIGVDIDDLPLKAAKLVLNNRVKLINQDIFTWAFNRVNENKDFHFDAIVGNPAYISYQNLQKVGDFGNIKEDYRKYIFGILKEIAEMKSIKYKLNRLFKNWSGYSDLAVYTIILSWLLSDDGGQIAFVTTNHWLERNYGENIQRFLTNHGTVHGIVTQRNGNWFPRAQIPTNIIIYTKGEPSKNQLEYGIPHVEIFKNNIDDIKHYLKSIIKEDFWSWINTINEPKTYDNIRVSFKKWFEHKIGLREYVEINKFKNIDIPNHLKNYKLFTFDSIGWEVHQGLRTGCNEVFYVKKSHLKLNKFTSTVTRNGKKVKKTFHLNPNFVIPVIQKITSDAPLKLNLKHTNTYLLNLNNSILSEDIKEIKSKYPNKWIKEWKIEDYHIIPEELAQHLRECASVPYEGKGQKRVPASELSAVRTNVYIPHLKNTDTIPPPPTFWYQIKIRPRHYGKIIIPRVTGGALRSYLIEETKEVLTDANFVTLIPNKEKLPPKYLWVWPNTNTFRLLAEMNGVPLGGGALKLEASIIKTLPVPYRLLKKKEDSIEEICKNLGRSYSEMEILDKGEEIDAVLFDNVNTSSIKTRLEKYIELRQK
- a CDS encoding DNA methylase, with amino-acid sequence MIACKEFNEKSFGNDKSLAFNPYEKPVRSTRKGAIFQVHPYPTKINYRSIAPFILAHAQPGDLVYDSFAGSCSTGMAAASCSEKNPDILNYLGHEAREAAIWGPRRAICIDIGVLPTFIGRTLLNSIDTRVLKKIFYKWMENIEEKWGWIYKTTDLEGKKGIIRYTYFSDIIKCSNCHFEVPFIEMFVDFNKGEFKEKTKCPNCYYIIDSKNVEPIIENAYDKLLKKDKERVKRIPYRIYGTTNNKKWSRNAITKDYEDIKKIEKIPLPDSVKPVPMMGEKKGKKWGEMYRSGYHRDITHVHHFYTPRNLTAISVLFDETKNIPEKFRSAIILAISSYNIANSTLMTRFVFKKGNNRPVNTSAQPGVLYIPNCPVEKNVFLGVRRKFKAILKALEKTSKWIINVEVKTQPAQHSGLKSGSVDYIFTDPPFGENIQYSELNFLSEAWLGFFTDNTYETIISNYQGKDVKNYEKLLTEAFRENFRVLKPGGFMTVVFHNTRKEIWNALQRSILHSGFEIIDTSILDKTQTSFKQTTTKGAVKKDPIILALKPKHKNNFTKDHKLLNAREYIIRRLKELENRITPERSFDYLFGRFVGYRLSMGQTIPINAKEFKRILSQIADEKGNNWYLKKEIKKALS
- a CDS encoding N-6 DNA methylase, producing the protein MSNKEFTAMSISPERAAENLLRTLERNPEINETGRRELFIGYIIVLFPKYAWQIREYALGAEKTVKIPPSEEEDVVLGRIDTKKGSLIIEYKTSVERVNEQNVAEVQLKKYVAGIMCEEGKEAVTKGISTDILNWHEYKVSVNPRIPLGSIKPEDVILSEKRSYFFSSDNPNRFIETVERLVFEEVPIIANAKYIVDEFGLRSKIYRDFKKALRKIWEEIYEQSEVELGLNLWSRFIENCFDQTARPNEENYLDHVYLVILSRLLAGFAIATVEEQTDPTFPIRCVTGEFFQSGTHRVQNFVENDFFRWVKHRDIITELAPELESLHRKLEWLDFRSAPKFDLLTEIYAEIMPPEQKTEYGVVFTPTWLVNQIVDNIEGCEEENKKILDPACGTGSFLRSVLAKKMERLNGKYSKPQILEIILDDICGLDINPVSVVIAKTTIMLTLSELLKISNRPVEIPIYLCDSLFLPELRISSSEENVIEVNLDSAEIHLPSKVFSEGTTVFDQLIQIVSTFARDAALELISPDEGLRSLEERIEEIISQFDLTQSEHDLLIEGLTDLFYVLIERIRKKRNIVWAFVLKNTYRPSLLREQFDVIVSNPPWLAMSSFPAARYKEELESLIEYYKLPPLGPSRHHMEISTMFSIHCANKYLKKGGTFAFILPRVILNGYQHDPLRKSDFLQEASLSINYLWDLVDVEPLFKRPACVIFGNKSGDPSGFPKELPCKQFHGNPFDTLTYEEKILYLTTLGAKSSYSYSKQVYHEASLRYKRGFKQGADLMPRRSVIVDILTRKDAEILSITTSESEINNPLNKAPYDTISLTGTIEKQYIFNTLKSDAVLPFVHGEPVYAALPVQIEDNSFRILDVRELLRLGHIHARRWFQRVDEILLELSRKDLSTWLKRRNKLINQSTEKCEFLVLYGAGGTNVTSCVLDTSEMDFTFINDQTLYAWRAPSENEAWYVCGMLNSKPINDAIKDKQALGAFGEQHIHELPLSLIPRFDPGLPEHIELANEAKRINQRARQIVQSDRTYLDTSLSLASRRRRFSRIISSELEELNRLSESILEVSGK